The genomic interval CGCCAGCAGGGGCAACATTTACAGGTACAGTCAAACACCACTAACAtgtaaatataaactcagcaaaaaaagaaatgtcccatTTCAGGaacatgtctttcaaagataattcgtaaaaatccaaataactttcgacagatcttcattgtaaaagggtttaaacactgttcccatgcttgttcaatgaaccataaacaattaatgaacatgcacctgtggaacggtcgttaagacactaacagcttacagacggtaggcaattaaggtcacagttatgaaaactctaggacactaaagaggcctttctactgactctgaaaaacaccaaagaaagatgcccagggtccctgctcatctgcgtgaacgtgccttaggccaTGCTgccaggaggcatgaggactgcagatgtggccacggcaatgaattgcaatgtccgtactgtgagacgcctaagacagcgctacagggagacaggacggacagctgatcatcctcgcagtggcagaccacgtgtaacaacacctgcacaggattggtacatccgaacatcacacctgcggacagatacacgatggcaacaacaactgccgagtaaCAGCAGGAATGCACAatcactccatcagtgctcagactgtccgcaataggctgagagaggctggactgagggcttgtaggcctgttgtaagcaggtcctcaccagacatcaccggcaacaatgtcgctatgggcacaaaacccaccgtcgctggaccagacaggacggcaaaaagtgctcttcactgacgagtcacagttttgtctcaccaggggtgatggtcggagttGCGTTTATCgttttacaccgaggcctgtactctggagcgggatcgatttggaggtggagggtccgtcatgggtctggggcggtgtgtcacagcatcatcagactgaggttgttattgcaggcaatctcaacgctgtgcattacagggaagacatcctcctccctcatctggtacccttcctgcaggctcatcctgacatgacctccagcatgacaatgccaccagccatactgctcgttctgtgcgtgatttcctgcaagacaggaatgtcagtgttctgccatggccagcgaagagcccagatctcaatcccattgagcacgtctgggacctgttggatcggagggtgagggctagggccattcccccagaaatgtccaggaacttgcaggtgccttggtggaagagtagggtaacatctcacagcaagaactggcaaatctggtgcagtccatgaggagatggtctgcagtacttaatgcagctggtggccacaccagatattgactgttacttttgattttgaccccccctttgttcagggacaaattattccatttctgttagtcacatgtctgtggaacttgttcagtttatgtctcagttgttgaatcttgttatgttcatacaaatatttacacatgttaagttgctgaaaataaatgcagttgacagtgagaggacgtttatgtCACATGTTTTATTTCCCTAGTCATTCCAGGAAGTATTATCTAAATAATATTGGCTTTCATTATCTCTAGCAGGTACTCAACATGACATGAAATTAGAAGTATGGATATTCTCTGGTCTTATACTCGCTATCTCCTTCCCCCGCCATCTCCTTCCCTCGTTATTtccttccctttcttctctctctgtctccttccctttttctctctctgtctccttccctcacttctctctctatctccttgcCTCTTTCTAGGTGGTGGTCGGCCTCTCCCTCCAGATTGTGGTGGAGGCGGAGGTTACCCCCTGGGTGTTCCCCAGCTATCCCACGGTGGTCCCCTCCCATCTGGGCCCGGccacctctcccttccccctggACATCCAGGCCACCCAGGCCAACCCGGACCCCCAGGATCTCTCACCCAAGTGAGCAGGCCGGTAGGCGCCTTCATGGGTGGTCCTCCAGGCTCCAAGCAGCCCCTCTATCACCCTTCACAGGTAAGATAAACTAACAGTTGAGACAAGAcagttgtttttgtgtttttcttgCATTTCCTGATTCTCCTTGTTGTTGTTTACAGGGTGGAGAGTTTGTTGGTGCTGGTGGTATGCCAATGAGACAACCACAGTTGGCACACGGCATGATGGGAATGGGGGGTCCGGCTGGTCCTCCAAGGCCTGGGATGCAGCAACAGGTGTCCAGGACGGGGATGACAATCGGGGGGTTGGGGCCCGGCTCAGGGCCTGGGTCGGGGTCTGGTCACCCACAGCATCTACGACAGGCCCTGCACCATAGTGGTGGAGGGGCACCACTCCCACGTATGATGTTTACCGCTCAgcaaacacaccaacaacaacagcaacagaccGCAATGTGGCCTCCGCAGCAGCATGGGGGGCTAGTGAATTCCATGCAGCATCGCATGCCCTGCAGCGATGGCCACATGGACCCGTCGGCTAATCACCAGCAGTCGCACGGACACATATTTCCTGGAGGGGGTGGGGGCGCCAACGGTAGCTGCAACCCGAACCCCAATGCCCAGTTTACCCAGCAGGCAATGCGGTCGGGGATGCCCGGAGGCGGGGGTGGGAACAATTTTGCCCCCCACCAAGGACCTCCATCGTTACCCTCCAACCAAGGGGTCGGGGTGCCGTCCTTACCCAGGAGACTGATGCAGAAGCTGGGTGTATCCACGGCAGGGCAGCCCATACCCTCCATGGTCCACCAAGGGCTTCAGCCTGGTATGAGGCCCAGGGGACCCCTCTCGGCCCTGGCTGGGATGAAACCCATTCCCCCTGGTATGATCCACCACCCAGGCCACGGTATGGCCCCACCTAGCTATCCTGCCTCTGGGGCCGTCGTCGCCAAACACCCCCACCCACACCAACATCCCCATCCCCATGGGCCCGGGTATGGACCAGGTCAGGGGAACCCTGGACACAAGCTACCCCCGTATGAGTACACTCAGCGGGGGCAGAGtaatggggggatggggggtagacctggtggtggtggaggaggggaggtagaCTTTATTGACACTCTGGTGGGGTCGAACGAGGACTGGCTCAATAACCTCACTATGATAGATGAGTACCTGGAGCAGAACTCATAGGAGTGGGGTCAAAGGTTAAATGTCAGGGGTCAGTAAATTGACTTCATTCCTGTACAGAAACACTGGGGTTAGGAGTGTGAAATGGACAGGGGATATAGAAGGCGTATGAAGGCTTTATAACTGGTAATAACACGTGTGTGTACATTTCTAGAAGGTTGTAGAAAGTGCCATGGTTATACCTAACTTGAATGGACGGTTTGAGTGAATGTGATTGGTTGCTTCAGAGTGATCGGAGCACTACACAGCCAATCCGCTGCTACCGCATAAACCAACCTCCCACCCCAAAATGGCTACATTCCCGCAAGGTGTGCTGTCCCTTATTCGCTGGAGGCCATATTGGAAAGAGGGAATGGACAGAAAACGGAACTCACGGATCACATGGAACACACAGAACCTCATCATCACGTGGTTACCTGGGAAACAGAAGCTTCACTCTAAAGAGCTAGCAGCAGAGTAGTGGAGTCCAAGCATTCTCATTGGTTGTTTCTGTGTCTGAAGCTTGAACAGTGGACTAATAAAGTTGTTTGAAATCCTCTCCCTTGTAGGGATTTCTCCTATCAAAGGGATAGGTGTATAAAACACACTGTGATTGGATAAAATCAATGTCCTCCAGCAATGCAGTTGGTCCAATGTTTTTCAGTGTATTGTTGTGATCCGTTTCCAAAATAGCAGTTGAATTTGCAACACCAAATCTGAGGTTGACTTTTGTATCAAAGTAATTGAGTGTGATTTGGAAGCACAGCTCAAAAACACAACAATTGCAGATCAACCATTCGGATTATCTCCTGCTCTCACATAAGGTCTTTGAGCCAATCAAAGGTGAATGAATATACAGGGAAATACAGCCAATCCCTGATCAATTTGGTGTAATATAAATCACTGATTGGCCAAAGGAACTACAGAGGTGATCAGCCAATGTTGCCATGGCAATTTGTTATCACTATTTTGATTGAAATCAGGCATGTGGGGGCTTGTACACAGGAAACTATTTTGATTGGGATCAGGTGTGTGGGGGCTTGTACACAGGAAACTATTTTGATTGGGATCAGGTGTGTGGGGGCTTGTACACAGTAAACTATTTTGATTGGGATCAGGTGTGTGGGGGCTTGTACACAGTAAACTATTTTGATTGGCATCAGGTGTGTGGGGGCTTGTAAATagtaaactattttgataaactgTATCATACACAAAAGAGAAGTACACATATTTATACTTCTTTTCTGCAGATTTTAAAAAAGATTGAAATTATAGCTCACAAAATGAAATCTGTTTTACACTAGAAGAAtcttattttaatttgttttaaatatGCAAGACAATACAGTTTGGGTTTTTTCTCAGTAATACTGTGTATTACAATGTTATGACATATTTGTTATGTTTTTTGACATAACTCGACTCCTGGTGCCCCAATGGCAAAAGGGTTCTTTTGAAAGGTGATGGAGAACCtttacgaacacacacaccatctctccatctctcactctggCACTACCCCACACTCCATACCTGTGAGGTGAAAGTTGAATGTTGATCATCTTGGTCCATCTACTGTAGTGTAATATCTTTGTTCACAGACAATATATCTGTCGATTTAGACATTATCAACATTTCATGACAATCCAAGACTACAATATAATCTGTTAGATCTGTATGACCTTTTCACAAGGTAAACAACACGTAAAGTGGAAGGCACtatcatagaattagaatgagtagAACAGGCATACCCATTCAACTCAATTGTGCTATTGGGTTCCAATTCCTTtcgtttcattctatttctaatGGCACTTTGCTATGTATGTCATTCCAATACCCACAACAATCTACTGTGCCGCACTCTATAAGGACACATGTCAATAGTCTAGAGttggctcctctccttgtctcctttccttcattcaCACTGATCTGAACAAAATTACTGGTCGGGTGAAAGCTGGTTTGCTAGTAGGATTCCGCCATATCGCTTTCACCTATCCTATTCCTATCCATTCCCATTGGTGCTGATGACAGAGAGGAGACTAGGAGAGTAAGCTTGTTATGACTATTAGGAGGCTCCCCCAGTAGGGTTTCCCCTACCTTAGGACCACACAGGCAGGTGGACGGCGATTTATAAGCCGTGACAAGGGGTTAATCGATTATCTGTGATTACATTTTTGTTCTTgtcttgagtttttttttttatatatataataaactgtatagatggaaaaaaagaatgaaaataaatgccgtctggcttttttatttcACACGGGTTCTGCCAAGTTCTGTTTTTCACTCTGTTTTTTAATAACTCCCTTCTTTTTCCCCTTATTTTGTTTAATTAGTTTAATTACCATGTCTAAACAATAGCCTTCCACACCTATTCTTCCCTTTGTCTAACATGCGTCACATTGACACGTTCCACCTTCCATGATGTAAGCTAGTGGCGGCCTCTAGTGGTCATTCTACGAACTACACACATCCTGGGCATTTTAATGTGTCAAGTAATGAGCACAGGACAAAGATTTCCCGTCAATTCTGCAGTTAACTTGATTCATGACAACGTCACACTATGGAACCATAGTGGGGAAAACCCTGTTCACTTCTCAAGCTTTCTCTCTGAACTTATTTTGAAACCAAAGGCTttcacacgtatgcacacacacacacacactttctccctGAGATTGTGGTTAACAGTCATCCCACACGTCTACAGAAAGCAgaagctctgtgtgtgcgtgtggaggAGTATTTGTGTGagtttgcgtgcatgtgtgtgaagcgtgtagagtgtgtgtgtggcggtcgTATGCATCATTGAACTAGCATGCATTTAGCTGCAGGAAACAAATGACCTCTCATGATGTTTCACTATGAAGTAGCCTGCATCTCTCCACCTGGTCattatagagtgtgtgtgtgtgtgtgtgtgtgtgtgtgtgtgtgtgtgtgtgtgtgtgtgtgtgtggtgtgtgtgtgtgtgtgtgtgtgtgtggtgtgtgtgtgtgtgtgtgtgtgtgtgcgcgagagaTGGGCGGTATTTATGTTACATGTATATGAAATACgtatttcaattacttctgagtattttgcCATTTGTATTTCAACGGCCTGAACTATAATTCAATGTATTTTGTACTAACGTACTTTCCGGAcctttaatttgtattttacaattacaaaatacttttctatataATTTTTTAGAGTGGTTCACAATTTTGTGGACCTTTTCAACCTGCATTGGTAtaagaagtctgatggcactatggtgtgataagagtgtctgctaaatgaccaaaatgtacatgtaaaaatgaacacttgcaaagcatgctgggtattattGTAATGAGCTCCGCCACAAAACAAGGCCAATAAttatacccagtgtgctttgcatttttcatttttacatttacatttacgttttggtcatttagcagacactcttatccagagtgtcagagtcagtgcattcaactaaggcaGATAAAGAACTGCATATCACAGTCCtttgttactgagaatgttgtggtagtGAAGGCATTTCGAAATTACAAAATACTTCAATATACCTGTATTTTATGTATATACAATACTTTCaaaagtatttagtattttagtttgatacattggtctatatagtatctggtaaactcagcaaaaaaagaaacgtccctttttcaggaccctgtctttcaaaaataattcgtaaaaatccaaataacttcacagatcttcattgtaaagggtttaaacactgtttcccatgcttgttcaatgaaccataaacaattaatgWacatgcacctgtggaacggtcgttaagaccgctgacagacggtaggcaattaaggtcacagttatgaaaacttaggacactaaagaggcctttctactgactctgagaaacaccaaaaaaaggtgcccagggtccctgctcatctgcgtgaacgtgccttaggcatgctgccaggaggcatgaggactgcagatgtggccacggcaatgaattgcaatgtccgtactgtgagacgcctaagacagcgctacagggagacaggacggacagctgatcgccctcgcagtggcagaccacgtgtaacaacacctgcacaggattggtacatccgaacatcacacctgcgggacaggtacaggatggcaacaacaactgcccgagttacaccaggaaYgcacaatccctccatcagtgctcagtctgtccacaataggctgagagaggctggactgagggcttgtaggcctgttgtagcaggtcctcaccagacatcaccggcaacaacgtcgcctatgggcacaaacccaccagcgctggaccagacaggactggcaaaaagtgctcttcactgacgagtcgcggttttgtctcactaagggtgatggtcggattcgcgtttatcgtcaaaggaatgagcgttacaccgaggcctgtactctggtgcgggatcgatttggagttggagggtccgtcatggtctggggcggtgtgtcacagcatcaccggactgagcttgttgtcWTTGCagacaatctcaatgctgtgcgttacagggaagacatcctcctccttcatctggtacccttcctgcaggctcatcctgacatgaccttccagcatgacaatgccaccagccatattgctctttctgtgcgtgatttcctgcaagacaggaatgtcagtgttctgccatggccagcgaagagcccggatctcaatcccattgagcacatctgggacctgttggatcggagggtgagggctgggccattccccctagaaatgtctgggaacttgcaggtgccttggtggaagagtggggtaacatctcatagcaagaactggcaaatctggtgcagtccatgaggagatgcactgcagtacttaatgcagctggtggccacaccagatactgactgttacttttgattttgaccccccttttttcag from Salvelinus sp. IW2-2015 unplaced genomic scaffold, ASM291031v2 Un_scaffold1634, whole genome shotgun sequence carries:
- the LOC112071540 gene encoding collagen alpha-2(IX) chain-like, with product MGGPPGSKQPLYHPSQGGEFVGAGGMPMRQPQLAHGMMGMGGPAGPPRPGMQQQVSRTGMTIGGLGPGSGPGSGSGHPQHLRQALHHSGGGAPLPRMMFTAQQTHQQQQQQTAMWPPQQHGGLVNSMQHRMPCSDGHMDPSANHQQSHGHIFPGGGGGANGSCNPNPNAQFTQQAMRSGMPGGGGGNNFAPHQGPPSLPSNQGVGVPSLPRRLMQKLGVSTAGQPIPSMVHQGLQPGMRPRGPLSALAGMKPIPPGMIHHPGHGMAPPSYPASGAVVAKHPHPHQHPHPHGPGYGPGQGNPGHKLPPYEYTQRGQSNGGMGGRPGGGGGGEVDFIDTLVGSNEDWLNNLTMIDEYLEQNS